In the Juglans microcarpa x Juglans regia isolate MS1-56 chromosome 6D, Jm3101_v1.0, whole genome shotgun sequence genome, one interval contains:
- the LOC121235180 gene encoding histone deacetylase 6-like, with the protein MGDSIEGASLPAAAGPDARRRRVTYFYEPSIGDYYYGQGHPMKPHRIRMAHNLIVHYSLHRRMEINRPFPAGPADIRRFHSEDYVDFLASVTPDTLSENAFSRHTKRFNVGEDCPVFDGLFGFCQASAGGSIGAAVKLNRGDADIALNWAGGLHHAKKSEASGFCYVNDIVLGILELLKAHRRVLYVDIDVHHGDGVEEAFYATDRVMTVSFHKFGDFFPGTGHIKDTGWGPGKNYALNVPLNDGMDDESFRGLFRPIIQKVMEVYQPDAVVLQCGADSLSGDRLGCFNLSVKGHADCLRFLRSFNVPLMVLGGGGYTIRNVARCWCYETAVAVGVEPDNKLPYNEYYEYFGPDYTLHIEPCNMENLNTPKDMEKIRNMLLEQLSRIPHVPSVPFQTTPPTTQAPEEAEEDMDRRPKCRIWNGEDYDSDPDEDEKPRHTEPNSEMRDVVDEMDEDKREGHPPS; encoded by the exons ATGGGGGATAGCATAGAGGGCGCGTCGCTCCCAGCCGCGGCGGGGCCAGACGCGAGGAGGCGGCGTGTAACCTACTTCTACGAGCCCAGCATCGGTGACTACTACTACGGTCAAGGCCACCCCATGAAGCCCCACCGCATCCGCATGGCTCACAATCTCATCGTTCACTACTCCCTCCACCGTCGTATGGAGATCAACCGTCCCTTCCCCGCCGGCCCCGCTGATATTCGCCGCTTCCACTCCGAAGATTATGTCGACTTCCTTGCCTCCGTCACTCCTGATACCCTCTCCGAGAACGCCTTCTCCCGCCACACCAAACGCTTCAATGTCGGCGAGGACTGCCCTGTCTTCGACGGCCTCTTCGGATTTTGTCAAGCCTCTGCCGGTGGATCCATCGGCGCCGCCGTCAAGCTCAACCGCGGCGACGCCGATATCGCCCTTAATTGGGCCGGTGGTCTCCACCACGCCAAGAAGTCCGAAGCCTCCGGTTTCTGCTACGTCAATGATATCGTGCTCGGTATTCTTGAGCTTCTCAAAGCTCACAGG CGTGTTCTGTATGTTGATATCGATGTCCACCATGGAGATGGGGTTGAGGAGGCATTTTATGCCACAGACAGAGTCATGACTGTGTCGTTTCATAAATTTGGGGATTTCTTTCCGGGTACCGGGCACATTAAGGATACAGGATGGGGGCCTGGGAAGAACTATGCCCTGAATGTCCCATTAAACGATGGAATGGATGATGAGAGTTTTCGTGGTCTGTTTAGGCCCATCATTCAGAAAGTCATGGAGGTTTATCAGCCGGATGCAGTTGTTCTTCAATGCGGAGCGGATTCACTGTCTGGTGACAGGTTGGGGTGCTTCAACTTGTCTGTGAAGGGCCATGCAGATTGTCTTCGTTTTCTTAGATCTTTTAATGTGCCTCTGATGGTCCTGGGTGGGGGAGGGTATACAATCCGCAATGTTGCTCGTTGCTGGTGCTACGAG ACAGCAGTTGCAGTTGGAGTGGAGCCTGATAATAAATTGCCTTACAACGAATATTATGAGTATTTTGGTCCAGATTATACTCTTCACATAGAACCATGCAACATGGAGAATCTAAATACTCCCAAAGATATGGAGAAAATTAG GAATATGCTGCTAGAGCAACTTTCCAGAATACCACATGTACCTAGTGTACCTTTCCAGACAACACCACCCACCACACAAGCTCCAGAAGAG GCGGAGGAGGACATGGATCGGAGGCCAAAATGTCGCATATGGAATGGTGAGGACTATGACTCTGATCCTGATGAAGACGAGAAGCCTCGGCATACTGAACCAAATTCTGAGATGAG AGATGTAGTTGATGAAATGGATGAAGATAAAAGGGAAGGGCATCCACCATCTTGA
- the LOC121234570 gene encoding uncharacterized protein LOC121234570, with product MAKEKRPKIMFLIETMIVTKRVEGIRRKVGFEQCFVVDPVGNGGGLSLLWKDEVEVEIVNYSRWHVNAWVMDGELRKRWLFTGFYGHLETAKRKSSWELLQQLKPEGQVPWCVAGDFNEITCQMEKWGGKQREESQMMLFREAIETSQLYDLGYSGDRYTWSNGHSEGTFVNERLDRYPTNGRWQELFKEVKVEEVEDGSKCEKVKRLKCEVGQLLEKEDVKWKQRAKRSWFREGDRNTKYFHACASQRRRKSRIIQISDLSGRILKDQEGIEGAFKRHFEEVLSSSGPSVEKIEAGTQFINLG from the exons ATGGCAAAGGAGAAGAGGCCCAAAATCATGTTTCTTATTGAAACTATGATTGTCACAAAAAGGGTGGAAGGCATTCGAAGGAAAGTGGGTTTTGAGCAATGTTTTGTAGTAGATCCTGTTGGGAATGGAGGGGGACTATCCTTATTGTGGAAGGATGAGGTGGAAGTGGAGATTGTAAATTACTCTAGATGGCATGTCAATGCATGGGTGATGGATGGAGAGTTGAGAAAGAGGTGGCTATTTACAGGGTTTTATGGCCATCTCGAGACAGCAAAAAGGAAGTCCTCTTGGGAATTGTTGCAGCAGTTGAAACCAGAAGGACAAGTCCCATGGTGTGTTGCGGGTGATTTCAATGAGATAACCTGTCAGATGGAGAAATGGGGAGGTAAGCAAAGGGAGGAAAGTCAGATGATGTTGTTTAGGGAGGCTATAGAGACAAGTCAATTGTATGATCTGGGTTATAGTGGTGACAGATATACATGGAGCAATGGACATTCAGAAGGTACTTTTGTCAATGAGAGATTGGATAGATATCCAACAAATGGTAGGTGGCAGGAGCTGTTTAAGGAAGTGAAGGTTGAG GAGGTGGAAGATGGAAGCAAGTGTGAGAAAGTCAAGAGGTTAAAATGTGAAGTGGGCCAGCTGCTAGAGAAAGAAGATGTAAAATGGAAACAGAGAGCTAAAAGGAGTTGGTTTCGAGAGGGAGATAGGAATACCAAGTACTTTCACGCTTGTGCAAGTCAAAGGAGGAGGAAAAGTAGGATCATTCAGATTTCTGATTTATCTGGTAGGATTTTGAAGGATCAGGAAGGTATTGAAGGAGCTTTTAAGAGACACTTTGAAGAAGTCTTATCCTCGAGTGGTCCATCGGTGGAGAAGATTGAAGCTGGAACTCAGTTTATTAATCTAGGGTGA
- the LOC121235973 gene encoding probable polyamine aminopropyl transferase has protein sequence MASVPTLLHTQQISLFGLISHQLPSLICYSPPFQTSNPPHLLRFTYPNLILSHKQLATPKSQQNNHSSSPITKTQDDGIPIEDVKILVKFKSRHNYIRVLQVSRKADHPFAGSRLLLLDGPGNIHSISFLFNQSLTNTYFDVFATLPPILPPGPLGILGFGAGSAARLCLELYPELVIHGWELDPSVIAVGREYFGLAKLERQYKQRLFVYVGNALKATVPNGFSGIFVDLFSKGSLIPELQDPNTWRLLTKCLRKGGRVMVNVGGSCVEAEDSRRDGKEVMEESLKAMQLVFGDKLYVMNLGNRKDDSSIALTGELPDLDAWKTALPRSLRCYVDMWTAFHS, from the coding sequence ATGGCTTCGGTGCCAACTCTGCTCCATACTCAGCAAATTTCATTATTCGGCCTAATTTCCCACCAACTCCCTTCCTTAATCTGCTACAGCCCCCCATTTCAAACATCCAACCCTCCTCATCTTCTCCGATTCACTTATCCAAACCTCATTCTCTCCCACAAGCAATTAGCAACACCCAAATCCCAACAAAACAACCACTCCTCCTCCCCCATAACCAAGACCCAAGACGACGGCATTCCCATTGAAGACGTCAAGATTCTCGTCAAGTTCAAGTCCAGGCACAATTACATTCGCGTTCTCCAAGTTTCCAGAAAAGCTGACCACCCTTTTGCCGGCTCTAGGCTCCTGCTCCTCGATGGCCCTGGAAACATCCACAGCATCTCGTTCCTATTCAACCAATCGCTCACCAACACTTACTTTGATGTCTTCGCCACCTTGCCGCCGATCTTGCCGCCCGGGCCTTTGGGAATTCTCGGATTCGGAGCGGGCTCGGCTGCTCGTTTGTGCCTTGAGTTGTACCCGGAATTGGTTATCCACGGATGGGAGCTTGACCCGTCTGTGATTGCTGTGGGGAGAGAGTATTTTGGCCTGGCAAAGCTCGAGAGACAATACAAACAAAGGCTTTTTGTCTACGTTGGTAATGCATTGAAAGCTACAGTTCCAAATGGGTTTTCGGGAATCTTTGTTGATTTGTTTAGTAAAGGTAGTTTGATTCCAGAACTTCAGGATCCGAATACTTGGCGGCTGCTGACCAAGTGTTTGAGAAAAGGCGGGAGAGTTATGGTTAATGTTGGGGGTAGTTGTGTGGAGGCTGAGGATTCGCGGAGAGATGGGAAGGAAGTCATGGAAGAGTCTTTGAAGGCAATGCAGCTGGTTTTCGGCGACAAGCTTTACGTTATGAATCTTGGGAATCGGAAGGATGATAGCTCCATAGCTCTCACCGGTGAGTTGCCGGATCTTGATGCTTGGAAGACAGCGCTTCCTCGTTCTTTGAGGTGTTATGTTGATATGTGGACAGCATTTCACAGTTAA